The following proteins come from a genomic window of Heyndrickxia acidicola:
- a CDS encoding proline dehydrogenase family protein, producing the protein MEQLMRNFFLFLAKNRFFTNMAKRYGLRFGAARFVAGENIEQTVKVIKEFNRKGLLITVDYLGEFVDNEAEANEMADNAIRTIEAIGRERLDSQVSLKLTSMGMDISDELVMNNMRRIMDAAKQNNVFITIDMEDHARTEKTLEIFKNLKTEYDNIGTVIQAYLYRTEKDIEELNQFSPNLRLVKGAYKEPATVAFPDKKDVDENYKKIIKMHLLNGNYTAIATHDEQIIEYTKQLVKEYNIPNDQYEFQMLFGIRPERQLELIKEGYKMRVYIPYGTDWYGYFMRRLAERPANVAFVLKGVLGK; encoded by the coding sequence ATGGAACAATTAATGCGTAATTTTTTCTTGTTTTTAGCAAAAAATCGATTTTTCACTAATATGGCCAAAAGGTACGGCCTGCGATTTGGAGCAGCGCGTTTTGTTGCGGGGGAAAATATTGAGCAGACTGTTAAGGTTATAAAAGAATTTAACCGTAAAGGCTTGCTGATTACAGTGGACTACTTAGGGGAATTTGTAGATAACGAAGCAGAAGCGAACGAAATGGCGGATAATGCTATTAGAACCATTGAGGCAATTGGCAGAGAACGATTAGATTCCCAGGTTTCATTAAAGCTTACATCAATGGGAATGGATATTTCCGACGAACTTGTGATGAATAATATGCGCCGTATCATGGATGCTGCCAAGCAGAATAATGTCTTTATTACAATTGATATGGAAGACCATGCAAGAACAGAAAAAACACTTGAAATCTTTAAAAACCTTAAGACGGAATATGATAATATTGGAACCGTTATCCAGGCTTATTTGTACCGTACAGAAAAGGATATTGAGGAACTAAATCAATTTTCCCCAAATCTGCGCCTTGTCAAAGGGGCTTATAAGGAGCCTGCCACTGTTGCATTTCCGGACAAAAAGGATGTAGATGAAAACTATAAAAAAATTATTAAGATGCACCTTTTAAATGGAAACTATACTGCAATAGCTACGCATGATGAACAAATTATTGAGTATACCAAGCAGCTTGTAAAAGAATACAATATCCCGAATGACCAATATGAATTTCAGATGCTGTTTGGGATCCGCCCAGAGCGTCAGCTGGAGCTTATCAAAGAAGGATATAAAATGCGTGTGTATATTCCTTATGGAACAGACTGGTATGGATACTTTATGCGCCGCTTGGCGGAACGCCCTGCAAACGTTGCCTTTGTTCTAAAAGGTGTTCTCGGAAAATAA
- a CDS encoding YuzL family protein: MARMKKNPSKAGVSAASVKGNAGPTVENDGGGKVNSQNNQYKKH; encoded by the coding sequence ATGGCACGAATGAAGAAAAATCCTTCTAAAGCAGGCGTCAGTGCTGCCAGCGTAAAAGGAAATGCAGGTCCAACCGTAGAAAATGACGGCGGAGGCAAGGTAAACAGCCAAAACAACCAGTACAAAAAACACTAG
- a CDS encoding 3-hydroxyacyl-CoA dehydrogenase/enoyl-CoA hydratase family protein, translated as MSIHSKLSKGEIALSYSIKKAAVLGSGVMGSGIAAHLANIGIPTLLLDIVPRELTPEEQAKGLALEDKAVRNRLSSQALQGLLKQKPAPLTKKDNLALIEAGNMEDDLKRLSDVDWIIEVVVERLDIKQQVFAKIDQYRKPGSIVSSNTSGISVEAMAEGRSEDFQKHFLGTHFFNPPRYLKLLEVIPTKQTDAKVLEFMKVFGEDVLGKGVVLAKDTPNFIGNRIGTYGLLVAVDIMKKGGYSVGEVDSVTGPLIGRPKSATFRTLDVVGLDTFIHVANNVYDKVEGEEKKAFEVPSFMKKMLENGWLGSKSGQGFFLKKGKEILELDPETFEYIERKKLKAPSLELAKQVKGTANKMKALVYAEDKAGSLLWNIMAPVFVYSAELTGVIADDIVSIDRAMKWGFGWSKGPFETWDAIGVEKSVKKMEAEGLKVPAWVKEMLDKGFTSFYKEENGTVFYYQNGEYHAAAQNPKIIDLASLKKQGKVIKENTGASLIDVGDGVALLEFHSKSNAIGIDIVQMINFSVDEVEKNYKGLVIGNQGKNFCVGANLAMMLMEAQDDNFFELDMVIRQFQNAMMKIKYSSKPVVTAPFQMTVGGGAEVCLPSAHIQATMETYMGLVEVGVGLLPGGGGNKELYIKHLKNMPNGVEFDLQKVANKVFESIALAKVSMSGEEARLNNFLSEADGISVNPDHQLYDAKQAVLNLHESGYHAPIRKKVPVVGETGYATLLLGAQSMLLSGYISEHDLKIAKKVAYVISGGKVPYGTEVDEQYLLDLEREAFLSLIAEPKTQQRMQYMLVKGKPLRN; from the coding sequence ATGAGTATTCATTCAAAGTTGTCGAAGGGGGAAATAGCATTGAGTTACAGCATTAAAAAAGCAGCTGTTTTAGGGTCAGGAGTCATGGGATCCGGTATAGCTGCCCATTTGGCCAATATTGGCATTCCAACCTTGCTATTGGATATCGTGCCTAGGGAATTAACACCAGAGGAACAAGCCAAAGGGTTAGCATTAGAAGATAAAGCTGTGCGAAATCGATTGAGCTCTCAGGCTTTACAGGGGTTATTGAAACAAAAGCCTGCGCCGCTTACAAAAAAAGATAATTTAGCCTTGATTGAGGCTGGAAATATGGAAGACGATTTAAAAAGGCTTTCGGATGTAGACTGGATCATTGAAGTAGTCGTCGAAAGATTAGATATTAAACAGCAGGTTTTTGCAAAAATAGATCAGTACCGGAAGCCTGGCAGTATTGTCAGCTCCAACACCTCAGGTATTTCTGTAGAAGCGATGGCAGAAGGCCGCTCAGAAGACTTCCAGAAGCATTTCCTTGGAACTCATTTCTTCAATCCTCCAAGATATTTAAAGCTTCTTGAAGTGATTCCAACGAAACAAACCGATGCCAAGGTTCTTGAGTTTATGAAGGTATTCGGTGAAGATGTACTTGGAAAAGGAGTGGTTCTTGCGAAAGATACTCCTAACTTTATCGGAAACCGGATTGGTACCTATGGGCTCTTGGTAGCCGTTGATATTATGAAGAAAGGCGGATACAGCGTAGGGGAAGTGGACTCTGTAACGGGACCCCTGATCGGCCGTCCAAAAAGTGCCACCTTCCGGACATTGGATGTAGTGGGTCTTGATACATTTATCCATGTTGCCAATAATGTGTACGACAAAGTGGAGGGGGAGGAAAAGAAAGCTTTTGAAGTCCCTTCCTTTATGAAAAAAATGCTTGAAAATGGCTGGCTTGGCAGTAAATCGGGACAGGGCTTTTTCCTTAAAAAGGGCAAGGAAATATTGGAGCTTGATCCTGAAACGTTCGAATATATAGAAAGAAAAAAATTAAAAGCTCCATCGTTAGAGCTTGCAAAGCAGGTAAAAGGGACAGCTAACAAAATGAAAGCGCTTGTTTATGCGGAGGATAAGGCAGGATCCTTGCTTTGGAACATAATGGCACCTGTTTTCGTTTACTCAGCTGAATTAACGGGCGTTATCGCAGATGACATCGTTTCCATTGACAGAGCGATGAAATGGGGATTCGGCTGGAGCAAAGGCCCATTTGAAACATGGGATGCCATTGGAGTTGAAAAATCCGTTAAGAAAATGGAAGCTGAAGGTCTTAAAGTACCTGCATGGGTAAAAGAAATGCTGGATAAAGGCTTTACCTCCTTCTATAAGGAAGAAAACGGTACAGTCTTCTATTATCAAAACGGAGAGTATCATGCTGCAGCCCAAAATCCAAAGATCATTGATCTTGCTTCTTTGAAAAAACAAGGCAAAGTGATTAAAGAAAATACTGGTGCAAGCCTGATTGATGTTGGAGACGGTGTCGCATTGCTTGAGTTCCATTCAAAAAGCAATGCCATCGGAATTGACATCGTCCAAATGATTAATTTCTCTGTAGATGAAGTAGAGAAAAATTACAAAGGTCTTGTAATTGGAAATCAGGGCAAAAACTTCTGTGTCGGCGCAAACCTGGCCATGATGCTGATGGAAGCCCAGGATGATAATTTCTTTGAACTGGATATGGTCATACGCCAATTCCAAAATGCCATGATGAAAATTAAATACAGCTCCAAGCCGGTCGTTACAGCGCCTTTCCAAATGACTGTTGGAGGCGGAGCAGAGGTTTGCCTTCCGTCTGCACATATCCAGGCGACAATGGAAACGTACATGGGACTTGTAGAAGTAGGTGTCGGCCTTCTTCCTGGCGGCGGCGGAAATAAGGAGCTTTACATCAAGCATCTGAAAAATATGCCAAATGGTGTGGAATTTGATTTGCAGAAGGTTGCCAACAAAGTATTTGAGAGCATTGCTCTTGCAAAGGTTTCGATGTCAGGCGAGGAAGCCCGCCTTAATAATTTCTTAAGCGAAGCCGATGGCATCAGCGTAAATCCGGATCATCAGCTTTATGATGCCAAACAAGCGGTTTTAAATCTGCACGAAAGCGGCTACCACGCTCCAATTCGCAAGAAAGTTCCTGTAGTTGGGGAAACGGGCTATGCGACACTCCTACTCGGTGCACAATCCATGCTTCTGTCAGGCTATATTTCAGAGCATGATTTGAAAATTGCCAAGAAAGTGGCCTATGTGATCTCTGGAGGCAAGGTCCCTTATGGAACGGAAGTAGATGAGCAATACCTATTGGACCTTGAAAGAGAGGCCTTCCTTAGCCTAATTGCTGAGCCGAAAACACAGCAGCGCATGCAGTATATGCTTGTTAAAGGCAAACCGTTAAGAAACTAG
- a CDS encoding acetyl-CoA C-acetyltransferase — MREAVIVAGARTPVGRSKKGTLATVRPDDLGALVVKETLKRAGNYEGNIDDLIIGCAMPEAEQGLNMARNIGALAGLPDTVPAITVNRYCSSGLQAIAYGAERIMLGHSDTVMAGGAESMSLVPMMGHVVRPNAVLAETAPEYYMSMGHTAEQVAQRFGVSREDQDAFAVRSHQKAAEAIAAGKFNDEIVPVDVTLRSVGADNKLVEKKLQFTQDEGVRPGTNLEVLSKLRPAFSMKGSVTAGNSSQTSDGAAAVLLMDREKSDSLGLKPLAKFRSFAVGGVPPEIMGIGPVEAIPKALKIAGLDLSDIGLFELNEAFASQSIQVIRQLGINEEIVNVNGGAIALGHPLGCSGAKLTLSLIHEMKRRNVQFGVVTMCIGGGMGAAGVFELI; from the coding sequence ATGCGTGAAGCGGTCATTGTGGCTGGTGCCAGAACACCTGTAGGCAGGTCCAAAAAAGGGACTCTTGCTACTGTGCGCCCAGATGATTTAGGGGCATTGGTTGTAAAGGAAACGTTAAAGCGTGCGGGAAACTACGAAGGAAACATTGATGATCTAATTATTGGCTGTGCCATGCCGGAAGCGGAGCAGGGCCTCAATATGGCAAGGAATATTGGTGCACTGGCCGGGCTTCCTGATACTGTTCCTGCGATAACGGTTAACCGGTACTGTTCTTCCGGCTTACAGGCCATTGCATACGGAGCTGAAAGAATAATGCTGGGGCATTCGGATACCGTCATGGCAGGCGGTGCAGAATCCATGAGCCTTGTCCCAATGATGGGGCATGTTGTACGCCCGAACGCCGTTTTAGCAGAAACAGCACCGGAATATTATATGAGCATGGGCCATACAGCAGAGCAGGTGGCACAAAGATTCGGTGTTTCCCGCGAAGACCAGGATGCATTTGCTGTCCGTAGCCATCAAAAAGCTGCAGAGGCGATTGCTGCCGGGAAATTCAACGATGAAATTGTTCCGGTTGATGTAACGCTTCGTTCAGTTGGAGCAGACAATAAGCTAGTGGAGAAAAAGCTTCAGTTTACACAGGACGAAGGTGTACGTCCTGGGACCAATCTTGAGGTTTTATCAAAGCTGCGTCCAGCTTTTTCGATGAAAGGCTCGGTTACGGCCGGTAATTCGTCCCAAACAAGTGACGGGGCGGCAGCTGTATTGCTCATGGACAGAGAGAAATCCGATTCACTTGGATTGAAGCCTCTGGCTAAATTCCGCTCCTTTGCCGTAGGGGGAGTACCTCCGGAAATTATGGGGATTGGCCCTGTAGAAGCGATTCCAAAAGCGTTGAAAATTGCCGGTCTGGATTTATCTGATATTGGATTATTCGAATTGAATGAAGCATTTGCTTCCCAATCCATTCAGGTCATCCGCCAGCTGGGAATAAACGAGGAAATCGTCAATGTAAATGGGGGAGCCATTGCTTTAGGACATCCGCTTGGTTGTTCCGGTGCCAAGCTGACTTTATCTCTAATCCATGAAATGAAACGCAGAAATGTGCAATTTGGCGTAGTCACTATGTGTATCGGCGGTGGAATGGGGGCCGCAGGCGTTTTTGAATTAATTTAA
- a CDS encoding acyl-CoA dehydrogenase family protein, whose translation MANQTENLIKGGSFLIEDISFDRVFTPEDYSDEQKMIAKTTEDFVANEVLPQVEYLEKHEFDRSVKLLKSAGELGLLGVDVPEEYGGLALDKVSSALIAEKMAKAGGFSISHGAHVGIGSLPIVLFGNEEQKQKYLPALATGEKLAAYALTEPSSGSDARGAKTTARLNEAGTHYLLNGEKQWITNAGFADVFVVYAQLDGDKFTAFIVEREYPGVSTGAEEKKMGIKSSSTRTLILEDAQVPVENLLGEVGKGHKIAFNILNIGRYKLGVGAVGGGKAAFEIAVKYANQRQQFKTPISQFNLTKEKLGTMASKLYASESSVYRTVGLFDERMSTLTDEQAKSGQEVAKSIAEYAIECSLNKVFATEVLDYIVDEGVQIHGGYGFMDEYEISRAYRDSRINRIFEGTNEINRLIVPATYMKKAFSGELPLLQKAQGLQEELMMLMPEEVGDAPLDQEKYLTRSAKKVGLMVAGLAAQKYGAKLETEQEILANIADLVSLAYAMESAVLRTEKAIAKGGVEKNKQKLLYTQIFVQEAFNEIESIAKESLVAVEEGDTLRMMLSALRKLTRHTPTNVIAKKREAADELIKVERFFV comes from the coding sequence ATGGCAAACCAAACTGAAAACCTTATCAAAGGCGGAAGCTTTCTAATTGAAGATATTTCTTTTGACCGCGTTTTTACACCAGAAGATTACAGCGATGAGCAAAAAATGATTGCAAAAACAACAGAAGACTTTGTAGCAAATGAAGTGCTCCCGCAGGTTGAATACTTAGAAAAACATGAATTTGACCGCTCTGTAAAATTATTAAAAAGCGCTGGTGAGTTAGGATTACTAGGTGTGGATGTTCCAGAAGAATATGGCGGCTTGGCGCTGGATAAAGTAAGCTCAGCTTTAATTGCAGAAAAAATGGCTAAAGCAGGCGGCTTTTCTATTTCACATGGTGCCCATGTAGGAATTGGTTCTCTTCCAATTGTCCTTTTCGGAAATGAAGAGCAAAAGCAAAAGTACCTGCCGGCATTAGCAACAGGTGAAAAGCTGGCAGCCTATGCGTTGACTGAGCCAAGCTCAGGATCGGATGCAAGGGGTGCGAAAACTACTGCCCGTTTAAATGAAGCAGGTACACATTATCTATTAAATGGGGAAAAACAATGGATTACCAATGCCGGTTTTGCGGATGTATTTGTGGTATATGCTCAGCTTGACGGCGATAAATTTACTGCCTTTATTGTTGAACGTGAATATCCAGGAGTATCAACAGGAGCAGAAGAAAAGAAAATGGGAATTAAAAGCTCTTCTACACGTACTCTAATCCTTGAAGATGCACAAGTGCCTGTAGAAAACCTTCTTGGTGAAGTAGGCAAAGGACACAAAATTGCCTTCAACATTCTGAACATCGGCCGTTATAAATTAGGAGTAGGTGCAGTAGGCGGCGGAAAGGCAGCATTTGAGATTGCCGTCAAATATGCTAACCAGCGCCAGCAATTCAAAACACCTATTTCACAATTTAACTTAACAAAAGAAAAGCTAGGAACAATGGCGTCTAAGCTATATGCTTCTGAAAGCTCCGTATACCGTACAGTTGGGTTATTTGATGAAAGAATGAGCACGCTGACAGACGAACAGGCTAAAAGCGGCCAGGAAGTAGCAAAGTCCATTGCTGAATATGCCATTGAATGTTCTTTGAACAAAGTATTTGCAACTGAGGTACTGGATTATATCGTAGATGAAGGCGTTCAAATCCATGGCGGTTACGGCTTTATGGATGAGTATGAAATCTCAAGAGCATACCGTGACTCCCGAATTAACCGTATCTTTGAGGGAACGAACGAAATCAACCGTTTAATCGTTCCAGCAACGTATATGAAGAAAGCTTTCAGCGGCGAGCTTCCGCTTCTTCAAAAAGCACAGGGTCTTCAGGAAGAACTTATGATGTTAATGCCAGAAGAAGTTGGCGATGCTCCTCTTGATCAGGAAAAATATTTAACAAGAAGCGCTAAAAAGGTTGGCTTGATGGTGGCAGGACTTGCAGCACAGAAATATGGTGCCAAGCTTGAAACTGAACAAGAAATTTTAGCAAACATTGCTGATCTTGTGTCTCTTGCCTATGCAATGGAATCTGCTGTCCTTCGTACGGAAAAGGCAATTGCGAAGGGTGGAGTCGAAAAGAACAAGCAAAAACTGCTTTATACACAAATTTTCGTTCAAGAAGCCTTCAATGAAATTGAAAGCATTGCGAAAGAATCCTTGGTGGCAGTTGAAGAAGGCGATACGCTGCGCATGATGTTGTCAGCCCTTCGCAAGCTGACTCGCCATACCCCAACAAATGTAATTGCCAAAAAACGTGAAGCAGCGGATGAGCTTATTAAAGTAGAACGCTTCTTCGTATAA
- a CDS encoding VOC family protein has translation MSRVTPFLMFQGNAEEAMNYYTSLIEDSEITSITRYGANGPGEEGSILKASFTLNGQEFICIDSNMKHDFTFTPSFSLFINCDTEEEINRLYEGLSAGGVLMPLGEYPFSKKFGWTVDKFGVSWQFTLPYE, from the coding sequence ATGTCGAGGGTTACACCATTTTTAATGTTTCAGGGAAATGCAGAGGAAGCGATGAATTATTACACTTCTTTAATTGAAGACTCCGAAATTACCAGCATCACCCGTTACGGTGCAAATGGACCGGGTGAAGAAGGCAGTATCCTCAAAGCCTCCTTTACACTTAATGGGCAGGAATTTATATGCATTGACAGCAACATGAAGCACGATTTTACATTTACACCTTCTTTCTCGTTGTTTATTAATTGTGATACGGAAGAGGAGATAAACCGGCTTTACGAGGGGTTATCAGCTGGCGGTGTACTCATGCCATTAGGTGAATATCCATTTAGTAAGAAGTTTGGCTGGACGGTTGATAAGTTTGGTGTTTCATGGCAGTTTACTCTTCCATACGAATGA
- a CDS encoding arsenate reductase family protein: MSLTFYWYPKCGTCRNAKKWLENHNVSFEAVNIVDNPPSKEELKSLYQQSGLELKKLFNTSGMKYRELGLKDKMKTASEDELLTTLASDGMLIKRPVVTNGSKASFGFKEEEYEQKWL, encoded by the coding sequence GTGTCTTTGACTTTTTACTGGTACCCTAAATGCGGAACTTGCCGCAACGCGAAAAAGTGGCTTGAAAATCATAATGTTTCTTTTGAAGCGGTGAATATTGTAGATAATCCTCCTTCAAAGGAAGAATTGAAATCATTGTATCAACAAAGCGGACTGGAGCTTAAAAAGCTCTTCAACACCAGCGGCATGAAATACAGGGAGCTGGGGTTAAAGGATAAAATGAAAACTGCATCAGAAGATGAACTCCTGACAACTTTAGCCTCTGACGGCATGCTGATAAAGCGTCCAGTCGTAACAAATGGCAGCAAAGCTTCTTTTGGTTTTAAAGAAGAAGAATATGAGCAAAAATGGCTGTGA
- the gcvH gene encoding glycine cleavage system protein GcvH, whose protein sequence is MSVPKELRYSEEHEWVKQEGGNVRIGITDFAQSELGDIVFVELPEVGDTVTANEPFGSVESVKTVSELYAPVSGKVVEVNEDLGDNPEYVNESSYDKAWMIVVEPADAAELDSLMTAEQYEEMINED, encoded by the coding sequence ATGAGTGTACCAAAAGAATTGCGTTATTCAGAAGAGCATGAGTGGGTTAAGCAAGAAGGCGGTAATGTCCGTATCGGCATTACAGATTTCGCTCAATCTGAATTAGGGGATATTGTTTTTGTCGAGCTTCCTGAAGTAGGAGATACAGTTACGGCAAATGAACCATTCGGCAGCGTTGAATCCGTTAAAACGGTTTCTGAGCTTTACGCGCCTGTAAGCGGAAAAGTAGTAGAAGTAAATGAAGATTTAGGGGACAATCCTGAATATGTGAACGAATCATCATATGACAAAGCATGGATGATCGTAGTAGAGCCAGCTGATGCAGCCGAATTGGACAGCCTAATGACAGCTGAGCAATATGAAGAAATGATTAACGAAGATTAA
- a CDS encoding thioredoxin family protein, with protein sequence MRILTQDEIHILQHDEQAFALYFYTPLCGTCKVASKMLDVVEQLKTGYSFGKADLNFMPEMAEKFSIESVPCLLLFQNGRVKEKLYAFHSVPYIYEKMTSKNNGPSE encoded by the coding sequence ATGAGAATCCTGACTCAAGATGAAATCCATATACTGCAGCACGATGAGCAGGCTTTTGCCCTGTACTTTTATACTCCCCTTTGCGGGACCTGCAAGGTGGCTTCAAAGATGCTCGATGTTGTGGAGCAGCTTAAAACAGGCTACTCTTTTGGAAAGGCAGACCTGAACTTCATGCCTGAAATGGCAGAGAAGTTTTCAATTGAAAGTGTCCCTTGCCTGCTTCTTTTTCAAAATGGTCGGGTAAAAGAAAAATTATATGCATTCCATTCTGTACCTTACATTTATGAAAAAATGACTAGCAAAAATAACGGGCCGTCTGAGTAA
- a CDS encoding SCP2 sterol-binding domain-containing protein, which produces MTNGRDVEIVDKYLNRLFYKLEERSHLLELLPSNPFTALIQSGKESWIISLSEQDIYYQAGENSSSADLEIAGPESILRVLLNGEVRLSQLKKMGHIEVEGSFRHLLLLEAVLWLCRKYEGVAENDPLNLLESI; this is translated from the coding sequence ATGACAAATGGACGGGATGTGGAAATCGTGGATAAGTATTTAAATCGTTTGTTTTATAAACTCGAAGAACGCAGCCATTTGTTGGAGCTGCTGCCCAGCAATCCATTTACAGCGTTAATACAGAGTGGCAAAGAGTCTTGGATCATAAGCCTTTCTGAACAGGATATTTATTACCAGGCAGGGGAGAACAGTTCAAGTGCAGATTTGGAAATTGCAGGCCCGGAGTCTATTTTAAGGGTTTTGCTGAACGGAGAAGTGAGACTAAGCCAGTTAAAAAAAATGGGCCATATTGAAGTAGAGGGTTCATTCAGGCATTTACTATTATTAGAGGCTGTTTTATGGCTCTGCCGCAAATATGAAGGAGTTGCAGAAAATGATCCGCTTAATCTGCTAGAATCCATATAA
- a CDS encoding manganese-dependent inorganic pyrophosphatase: MEKTLIFGHKNPDTDTICSAIAYADLKNKLGKNAEAVRLGEVNGETQFALNHFHAEAPRLVGKVAGEAKNVILVDHNERQQSADDIADVRILEVIDHHRIANFETSDPLYYRAEPVGCTATILNKMYKENGVAIEKNIAGLMLSAIISDSLLFKSPTCTEEDISAAKELAEVAGVDAETYGLEMLKAGADLSGKTVEQLISLDAKEFSMGSAKVEIAQVNAVDTSEVMGLKKELEEVITKQIQDKNLDLFLFVVTDILTNDSVALAVGSKTQEVEKAFNVTLENGTAVLKGVVSRKKQIVPVLTDVFNQA, encoded by the coding sequence ATGGAAAAAACACTAATTTTTGGCCATAAGAATCCTGATACTGATACGATCTGCTCAGCGATTGCCTATGCAGACCTGAAAAATAAGCTGGGCAAAAATGCAGAGGCTGTCCGCTTAGGAGAAGTAAACGGGGAAACTCAATTTGCTTTAAACCACTTCCATGCCGAAGCTCCAAGACTTGTTGGCAAAGTAGCAGGAGAAGCCAAAAACGTTATCCTGGTTGACCATAACGAACGCCAGCAAAGCGCTGATGATATTGCTGATGTCCGCATTCTTGAAGTAATCGACCACCACCGCATTGCCAATTTTGAGACAAGCGATCCATTATATTACCGTGCAGAGCCTGTAGGCTGTACAGCTACTATTTTAAATAAAATGTATAAGGAAAACGGCGTTGCAATTGAAAAAAATATTGCTGGCCTTATGCTTTCTGCTATCATTTCTGATTCTTTATTATTTAAATCCCCAACGTGCACGGAGGAAGATATTTCAGCTGCAAAAGAATTAGCGGAAGTTGCAGGAGTCGACGCTGAAACATACGGTTTGGAAATGTTAAAAGCCGGTGCGGACTTAAGCGGTAAAACGGTTGAACAATTGATTTCGCTTGATGCAAAGGAATTCAGCATGGGAAGTGCAAAAGTGGAAATTGCACAGGTAAATGCTGTTGATACAAGTGAAGTAATGGGGCTTAAAAAGGAATTAGAAGAGGTTATTACAAAGCAAATTCAGGACAAGAACCTGGACTTGTTCTTATTTGTGGTAACAGATATTTTAACGAACGATTCTGTTGCTCTTGCAGTTGGTTCAAAAACGCAGGAAGTAGAAAAAGCATTTAATGTGACACTTGAAAACGGTACAGCTGTTCTAAAAGGCGTTGTTTCCAGAAAGAAACAAATTGTACCTGTATTAACAGACGTTTTCAACCAAGCTTAA
- a CDS encoding carboxymuconolactone decarboxylase family protein has product MELNTLTEFQNQIDNALLDYKTGVGTFTQKMPELASKYNAFTEECFKEGVLSQKEKQLIALGISLYAQDEYCIIYHVKGCLDQGCSEQEIYEAIGVTAAFGGGAAMSQGVTLVQDAVQYLQNNPMH; this is encoded by the coding sequence ATGGAGTTGAATACGTTGACTGAATTTCAAAACCAAATTGATAATGCATTACTTGACTATAAAACCGGAGTGGGGACGTTTACTCAAAAAATGCCGGAGCTCGCCAGCAAATATAATGCGTTTACTGAAGAGTGCTTTAAAGAAGGGGTGCTCAGCCAAAAAGAAAAGCAATTAATTGCGTTGGGGATCAGCCTTTATGCACAGGATGAGTATTGCATTATCTATCATGTAAAGGGATGTTTGGATCAAGGTTGCTCAGAACAAGAAATATATGAAGCGATTGGTGTGACGGCAGCCTTCGGCGGAGGAGCAGCGATGAGCCAGGGAGTAACACTTGTCCAGGATGCGGTGCAGTATCTACAAAATAATCCCATGCACTAA
- the sufC gene encoding Fe-S cluster assembly ATPase SufC → MAGSTLIIKDLHVEIEGKEILKGVNLEVKSGEFHAIMGPNGTGKSTLSSAIMGHPKYTVTKGSITLDGKDVLEMEVDERARAGLFLAMQYPSEISGVTNADFLRSAINSKRGEGNEVSLMKFIRELDKQMEFLEMDLDMAQRYLNEGFSGGEKKRNEILQLMMLKPAFAILDEIDSGLDIDALKIVSKGINEMRSSDFSCIMITHYQRLLNYITPDFVHVMMQGRVVKSGGPELAQRLEAEGYDWIKQELGIEDETVGQEA, encoded by the coding sequence ATGGCAGGTTCAACACTTATTATAAAGGATCTTCATGTAGAAATAGAAGGAAAAGAAATTCTTAAAGGTGTTAATTTAGAAGTGAAAAGCGGCGAATTCCATGCGATCATGGGACCAAACGGAACGGGTAAATCCACTCTATCATCCGCTATCATGGGCCACCCAAAATACACTGTAACAAAAGGCAGCATTACACTCGATGGCAAAGATGTCCTTGAGATGGAAGTGGATGAGCGTGCACGTGCCGGTCTTTTCTTAGCTATGCAATATCCAAGTGAAATCAGCGGTGTAACAAATGCCGACTTCCTTCGTTCTGCCATCAACAGCAAACGCGGTGAAGGTAATGAAGTATCGCTAATGAAATTTATCCGCGAGCTTGACAAACAAATGGAATTCCTTGAAATGGATCTTGATATGGCACAGCGTTATTTAAATGAAGGTTTCTCCGGCGGTGAGAAAAAACGCAACGAAATCCTTCAATTGATGATGCTTAAGCCTGCATTTGCCATTCTTGACGAAATTGACTCCGGTCTTGATATCGATGCTTTGAAGATCGTTTCCAAAGGAATTAACGAAATGCGCAGCAGCGATTTTTCCTGCATTATGATTACTCACTATCAACGTCTATTAAATTACATCACTCCTGACTTTGTTCATGTTATGATGCAAGGCCGAGTTGTGAAGTCCGGCGGTCCTGAACTGGCACAGCGACTTGAAGCAGAAGGATACGACTGGATTAAGCAAGAGCTTGGTATTGAAGACGAAACTGTAGGTCAAGAAGCCTAA